Proteins co-encoded in one Zymomonas mobilis subsp. mobilis ATCC 10988 genomic window:
- a CDS encoding AAA family ATPase, which translates to MSLKVTRNLQVIAVASGKGGVGKTNVIANLTAALSKIKQRTLLLDCDLGMADAGIVLGMNSDRTIEDILTGRRQYEDVVQQGVFGLNLVPGVNGAGRIMEMDAVAKRRLVDSLRPWTKSFDYILLDNPSGASSSSLSLMASADQVILVLSSEPTSFMDGYALIKLLALEYKVKEILVVTNMVEDETDGRDLFRRFSDVSARFLGIKLHHLGSVPRDSHIREAVLRKRCCLDLFPRSRASEAFERLAHRLNDYSLLKKTKRSNFFSSLEMVSAS; encoded by the coding sequence ATGTCCTTAAAAGTGACACGCAACCTTCAAGTCATCGCTGTTGCCAGTGGCAAGGGCGGTGTTGGCAAAACCAATGTGATTGCCAATCTGACGGCAGCGCTTTCTAAAATAAAGCAGCGCACTCTGTTACTGGATTGTGATCTGGGCATGGCTGATGCCGGTATTGTGCTAGGCATGAATTCTGATCGAACGATTGAAGATATTCTAACCGGCAGGCGGCAATATGAAGATGTCGTGCAACAAGGGGTCTTTGGACTGAATTTGGTGCCGGGGGTCAATGGCGCTGGGCGTATCATGGAAATGGACGCGGTTGCCAAACGCCGATTGGTTGATAGTTTGCGCCCTTGGACAAAGTCTTTTGACTATATTCTGCTAGATAATCCTAGCGGCGCTTCCTCCAGTTCGCTTTCTTTGATGGCTTCTGCCGATCAGGTGATTTTGGTTCTGTCTTCTGAACCGACATCTTTTATGGATGGCTATGCCCTTATCAAGCTGTTGGCGCTTGAATATAAGGTGAAAGAGATTCTGGTCGTCACCAATATGGTCGAGGATGAAACCGATGGGCGCGATCTATTTCGGCGTTTTTCGGATGTTTCCGCCCGTTTTCTTGGCATAAAACTGCATCATTTGGGTTCAGTGCCTCGGGATTCTCATATTCGTGAAGCGGTATTAAGAAAACGCTGCTGTCTGGATTTATTCCCCAGATCACGGGCATCAGAAGCCTTTGAACGCTTAGCGCATCGGCTTAATGACTATAGCTTGCTCAAGAAAACAAAGCGTAGCAATTTCTTTTCCAGCTTGGAGATGGTGAGTGCATCTTAA